CTTCGGCATCATTTATAAACAGTTCGTTCACCGGATCGAACTCCAGCGTTCTGTTCAGTTGGAGCGCCACCGTACCCATATTTACAATAGTGCAGGAACGTTGCCCGTTGATCTCATTCAGTGCGAATTTCTGCCTGTTGCGTACGCATTCAAGGAAATCGGTGTTTTGAGCCTGAGGCTCGGGGAAATCAGCCAGTTTCTTTTCCCAGTCAGGTATATCACATACAAAATTCTTATATACATTCCCGTTCGGTCCTGCAATATAGGGGGTATCCGGTTCTCCGTAGTCACCTCCCCAGAGAATGATCTGGCAACCGTCTTCATAAGTATATGTGATAGATCTCCATGTCCCCACTGCATCCGGATGCTGTTGCGGTGCGTCTACTTCCACCTTGACAGGGCTTGTGTTATCTTTGCCCAGCATGTATTGTACGGGATCGATATAATGTTGTCCCATATCACCGAGGCCCCCTCCATCGTAGTCCCAGTATCCACGGAAGGTCCCGTGTACGCGGTGTGCATTATAGGGCTTGTAGGGAGCCGGTCCGAGCCACATATCGTAATCGAGTTCCTGCGGGATTGGTTGCGGCTCCAAGTGTGTTTTCCCTACCCAGAAGAATTTCCAGTCGAATCCGGTATGTTTGCTGATGGTCACTTTCAACGGCCATCCCAGCATGCCGCTGTCGACCAGTTTTTTGAGGGGTTTCATCGGTGTTCCCAGCCCGTAAAAAGAATCTTTGAACCGGAACCATGTGTTAAGACGGAAGATATTGCCGTGTTGCGCTATTGCTTCTCTTACCCGTTTTCCTTCTCCGATCGTGCGTGTCATCGGTTTTTCGCAGAAGATGTCTTTTCCTGCCTTTGCCGCTTCCAATGACATCAATCCGTGCCAGTGGGGCGGGGTAGCGATGTGTACGATGTCCACATTTTTGTCGAGGATAAGATCCCGGAAATCGTGATAGAGATTGATCTTTTCTTTTACCATGGCGGCTGCCTTTGAGAGGTGTGTCTTGTCCACATCACACATGGCCACTACGCGCGTGTTGTCATAGGGAATGTGCCCCCGGCCCATTCCGCCTACTCCGATGATCCCTTTGGTCAGTTCGTCACTCGGAGCGATCATACCTTTCCCGAGCACGTTTCGGGGAACAATGGTGAGTAATGTAACTCCTCCCATTGTTTTTAAAAATTGTCTTCTGGAGGTCATTGATAATTTAAAATTTAGTTGTTTTAGGTGTGTATAAAATCAATTTTTACAAAAATAGTCTTTTTTGTAATAAAAGAGATGAAATCACAGGGTGAAATCCGGAGAAAATGGACTACAGAATTATCTGATTATAATAAAAGAGACCTCCATGGATGGGTCTCTTTCGATTTTTTACTCTTTGTGAGGAATACCAGCTAGAGGAATAGTCTCCGGAATACCTTCAATTTTTCCCATGCTGTAAGTTTTTGGCCCCAGATATAGATCGGAATTCATGATCTCCTCCCTGGTAACATCTTTTCCCGTGTAAGCGGCTATTCTACCCATAATGGCCACAAGCGTGGAATTGGCCTGGTCTTCTCCGTCGTTGATGGTGCTCCCTGTCCTTATGGCAGTCACTAAATTAATGTGTTCCTGTACGAAAGGATTGGTTACGTACCATTCCGACTGCATATCGTTTTCGGCAGGGTGGGGATACTCCCAGATCATATTACCCTTCAGGTCATATAATTTACCCGCTGCGTCGGCATAGCCTTGCGTGCAATTGATCTGCTCGACCTTTCCGTTGGAACAGCCATCTATCTGCCTTGCTGCGCAGTGGGTTCTCATCCCGCTTTCATACAGGTATTCGATGCTGAAAAAATCATATTGGTCGCCGGTAACCCTTCTCTGACGTCCGCCCCATCCGGTAGCTTTTACAGGATATTCGTCCAGGTACCAGTTCATCACATCTATCTCGTGGATAAATTGCTCCGCAATATGGTCTCCCGATAACCAGCAGAAATTCACCCAGTTCCTTAACATATATTCCATATCCGACCACTCCGGCCTTCTGCTGCGAAACCATAATGCACCACCGTTCCTGATAATATGCGCACCTGTAATCTCTCCAATCTCTCCGTTCAATACCCTACGACGTGTTTCCATGTAATCCTTCTGGGAACGGCGGATGGTCCCGCTGATAACATTCAGTCTCATGGATTCAGCTCTTTTCATTGAAGCCAGCACTTTACGTACGCCTGTCGGATCTACGGCGATCGGTTTTTCCATGAAGATATGCTTTCTTGCGTTCACGGCAGCTTCTACATGCGCAGGCCTGAAATGAGGAGGAGTGCAAAGTAATACGACATCTACTCCCGAGTCAATTACTTTCTCATAACTGTCGAACCCTATGAAACAGTTCTCATCGGGTATCTCCACGTTCTTTTGTTTTTTCAGAATTTCCCG
This window of the Proteiniphilum saccharofermentans genome carries:
- a CDS encoding Gfo/Idh/MocA family oxidoreductase; the encoded protein is MTSRRQFLKTMGGVTLLTIVPRNVLGKGMIAPSDELTKGIIGVGGMGRGHIPYDNTRVVAMCDVDKTHLSKAAAMVKEKINLYHDFRDLILDKNVDIVHIATPPHWHGLMSLEAAKAGKDIFCEKPMTRTIGEGKRVREAIAQHGNIFRLNTWFRFKDSFYGLGTPMKPLKKLVDSGMLGWPLKVTISKHTGFDWKFFWVGKTHLEPQPIPQELDYDMWLGPAPYKPYNAHRVHGTFRGYWDYDGGGLGDMGQHYIDPVQYMLGKDNTSPVKVEVDAPQQHPDAVGTWRSITYTYEDGCQIILWGGDYGEPDTPYIAGPNGNVYKNFVCDIPDWEKKLADFPEPQAQNTDFLECVRNRQKFALNEINGQRSCTIVNMGTVALQLNRTLEFDPVNELFINDAEANRLLDQPVRAPWTI
- a CDS encoding Gfo/Idh/MocA family protein, whose amino-acid sequence is MQLNDPLLTRRNFLKGSATIGTVGIMGGIPMLSSCTSQKKGKEKGEELQLPALLDQAPDGKVLKAGLIGCGGRGTGAAVDFLNAGPNLQITALGDVFQDKMDACREILKKQKNVEIPDENCFIGFDSYEKVIDSGVDVVLLCTPPHFRPAHVEAAVNARKHIFMEKPIAVDPTGVRKVLASMKRAESMRLNVISGTIRRSQKDYMETRRRVLNGEIGEITGAHIIRNGGALWFRSRRPEWSDMEYMLRNWVNFCWLSGDHIAEQFIHEIDVMNWYLDEYPVKATGWGGRQRRVTGDQYDFFSIEYLYESGMRTHCAARQIDGCSNGKVEQINCTQGYADAAGKLYDLKGNMIWEYPHPAENDMQSEWYVTNPFVQEHINLVTAIRTGSTINDGEDQANSTLVAIMGRIAAYTGKDVTREEIMNSDLYLGPKTYSMGKIEGIPETIPLAGIPHKE